A section of the Pimelobacter simplex genome encodes:
- a CDS encoding SGNH/GDSL hydrolase family protein has translation MKPAFRGLLVVVAGSVLLAGCTGDPDPGPTTASPTEAVAEGGRYVALGDSYTAGPRLGVTTGAQGCEQTAGNYPHLLADRLGLELTDVSCGGATSESLTASQTPPNGAPVPPQLDALTADTDLVTLSIGGNDGKAFGTLVTTCVGLALKDRQGAPCAELGDQARDGLGSQVTTLARRLGKAVKKIRERAPKARIVMVGYPQMFPASGTCDLLPLAKGDYPFARDLIERVVQAQQDAATQAGIDYVDVWTASEGHDICSADPWVAGLVPVERALEYHPYAQEQRVVADLLEELLAGS, from the coding sequence ATGAAGCCCGCCTTCCGCGGTCTGCTCGTCGTCGTCGCCGGCAGCGTCCTGCTCGCCGGCTGCACCGGCGACCCGGATCCGGGACCGACGACCGCGAGCCCGACCGAGGCCGTCGCCGAGGGGGGCAGGTACGTCGCGCTCGGCGACTCCTACACCGCCGGCCCGCGCCTCGGCGTCACCACCGGCGCCCAGGGCTGCGAGCAGACGGCCGGCAACTACCCCCACCTGCTCGCCGACCGGCTCGGCCTCGAGCTGACCGACGTGAGCTGCGGCGGGGCGACGTCCGAGAGCCTCACCGCGTCCCAGACCCCGCCCAACGGCGCGCCCGTCCCGCCCCAGCTCGACGCGCTCACCGCCGACACCGACCTGGTCACCCTCAGCATCGGCGGCAACGACGGCAAGGCGTTCGGCACCCTCGTCACCACCTGCGTCGGCCTCGCCCTCAAGGACCGCCAGGGCGCACCCTGCGCCGAGCTCGGCGACCAGGCGCGCGACGGTCTCGGGTCCCAGGTCACGACGCTGGCCCGCCGCCTCGGCAAAGCCGTGAAGAAGATCCGCGAGCGCGCGCCCAAGGCCCGGATCGTGATGGTCGGCTACCCCCAGATGTTCCCCGCCAGCGGGACCTGCGACCTGCTCCCGCTGGCCAAGGGCGACTACCCCTTCGCCCGCGACCTCATCGAGCGCGTCGTCCAGGCCCAGCAGGACGCCGCGACCCAGGCCGGCATCGACTACGTCGACGTCTGGACGGCGTCCGAGGGGCACGACATCTGCTCCGCCGACCCGTGGGTCGCCGGACTGGTCCCGGTCGAGCGGGCCCTGGAGTACCACCCCTACGCCCAGGAGCAGCGGGTCGTCGCCGACCTGCTCGAGGAGCTGCTCGCGGGATCCTGA
- a CDS encoding PucR family transcriptional regulator — protein MPRRSLRRSRTGDALLPPATVAAIRAELPAVADDVVEQIIQEVPAYEDAFGGPMGEIIRTAVQVALGGFLSLLSDRRGPDELAPQASALDGAYQLGRGEVRSGRTIDALLSAYRIGARVSWQHLSAAAVAQGIQPATMASFAELVFNYIDELSGATVAGHRDESASEGRIRQRMLERLARHLFTGAPEPTLLASAERAEWAVPTTLTAVIVPDSQTGSLMQSVRRGTLQVADVPEVEGSAVLLVPDAHGRRRAPLLRAVRDRAGLVGPARPWLDVRASYDRALRAYQLGLAGDTEAHLPRLVLTADPDALGDLRRAVLAPLDELRPATAAKLRETLRAWLLHQGRRDEVAAALFVHPQTIRYRMNQLRDLFGDRLEDPDSVLALTIALGVEEMQA, from the coding sequence ATGCCGCGAAGGTCCCTGCGCCGGTCACGGACCGGCGATGCGCTCCTGCCACCGGCCACGGTGGCCGCGATCCGGGCCGAGCTGCCGGCCGTCGCCGACGACGTCGTCGAGCAGATCATCCAGGAGGTGCCGGCCTACGAGGACGCCTTCGGCGGGCCGATGGGCGAGATCATCCGGACGGCGGTCCAGGTGGCCCTCGGCGGCTTCCTCTCGCTGCTCAGCGACCGCCGCGGGCCCGACGAGCTGGCGCCGCAGGCCTCGGCGCTCGACGGCGCCTACCAGCTCGGCCGGGGCGAGGTCCGCAGCGGGCGCACGATCGACGCGCTGCTGTCGGCGTACCGGATCGGGGCGCGGGTCTCGTGGCAGCACCTGTCCGCCGCGGCCGTCGCCCAGGGCATCCAGCCCGCGACGATGGCCTCGTTCGCCGAGCTGGTCTTCAACTACATCGACGAGCTCTCCGGCGCCACCGTGGCGGGGCACCGCGACGAGTCCGCCAGCGAGGGCCGGATCCGGCAGCGGATGCTGGAGCGCCTGGCCCGGCACCTCTTCACCGGTGCTCCCGAGCCGACGCTGCTGGCCTCCGCCGAGCGCGCGGAGTGGGCGGTGCCGACGACGCTGACCGCGGTGATCGTGCCCGACTCCCAGACCGGCTCGCTGATGCAGTCCGTACGCCGCGGCACCCTCCAGGTCGCCGACGTCCCCGAGGTCGAGGGCTCCGCGGTGCTGCTGGTGCCCGACGCCCACGGCCGGCGGCGGGCGCCGCTGCTGCGCGCGGTGCGCGACCGGGCCGGCCTGGTCGGCCCGGCCCGGCCCTGGCTCGACGTACGGGCGTCGTACGACCGGGCGCTGCGGGCCTACCAGCTCGGTCTGGCCGGTGACACCGAGGCGCACCTGCCCCGGCTCGTGCTCACCGCCGACCCCGACGCCCTCGGCGACCTGCGCCGCGCCGTCCTCGCCCCCCTCGACGAGCTGCGCCCCGCGACGGCGGCCAAGCTGCGCGAGACCCTGCGCGCCTGGCTGCTCCACCAGGGGCGGCGCGACGAGGTCGCGGCCGCGCTGTTCGTGCACCCCCAGACGATCCGCTACCGGATGAACCAGCTGCGCGACCTGTTCGGCGACCGGTTGGAGGACCCCGATAGCGTCCTGGCACTGACCATTGCCCTGGGGGTGGAGGAGATGCAGGCATGA
- a CDS encoding flavin reductase family protein, translated as MSTTTAAPSAAQRPASGPRRLRTGLRSLLDAAVTPLSVDDLLDHFAPLRPGAAVGLQGRIVSVASETEDAATIVVKPGRDWDGHIPGQYVRVGVDVDGVRLWRTYSLTHGPRRDGHISITVKAIPGGAVSQHLVRTARPGQMLQLAQAEGDFVLTPPQSGQRQKLLLVTAGSGITPVIGMLRNLYSRNEADARAAYDIVLVHSAMKRDEVIFGAELRAHADAGRLRLIERHTDTDGLLTTDDLETEVPDLAERTAYACGPAGLLDTLEAYYGERRLTLHTERFRPTVVDVAAEGGTLTFAGSSAANVETDGSVPILDAAESAGVLMPSGCRMGICMGCVLPMKSGAVRDLRNGELTVAVPGETHPDGVKIQTCISAAAGDCTFDH; from the coding sequence GTGAGTACGACGACCGCCGCACCTTCCGCGGCCCAGCGCCCCGCCTCGGGCCCGCGCCGGCTCCGCACCGGCCTGCGCAGCCTGCTCGACGCCGCCGTGACCCCGCTCAGCGTGGACGACCTGCTCGACCACTTCGCCCCCCTGCGCCCCGGAGCCGCTGTCGGCCTCCAGGGCCGGATCGTCTCGGTCGCCTCCGAGACCGAGGACGCCGCGACCATCGTGGTCAAGCCCGGCCGCGACTGGGACGGGCACATCCCCGGGCAGTACGTCCGCGTCGGTGTCGACGTCGACGGCGTCCGCCTGTGGCGCACCTACTCCCTGACCCACGGCCCGCGCCGCGACGGGCACATCTCGATCACTGTCAAGGCGATCCCCGGCGGTGCGGTCTCCCAGCACCTCGTGCGCACCGCGCGTCCGGGCCAGATGCTCCAGCTCGCCCAGGCCGAGGGCGACTTCGTGCTGACGCCGCCTCAGTCCGGGCAGCGCCAGAAGCTGCTCCTGGTCACCGCCGGCTCCGGCATCACCCCGGTGATCGGGATGCTGCGCAACCTCTACTCGCGCAACGAGGCCGACGCCCGCGCGGCCTACGACATCGTGCTCGTGCACTCGGCAATGAAGCGCGACGAGGTCATCTTCGGCGCCGAGCTCCGCGCCCACGCCGACGCCGGCCGGCTCCGCCTCATCGAGCGGCACACCGACACCGACGGGCTGCTCACCACCGACGACCTCGAGACCGAGGTCCCCGACCTGGCCGAGCGCACGGCGTACGCCTGCGGCCCGGCGGGTCTCCTCGACACGCTCGAGGCCTACTACGGCGAGCGCCGGCTGACCCTCCACACCGAGCGGTTCCGGCCCACCGTCGTCGACGTCGCCGCCGAGGGCGGCACGCTCACCTTCGCCGGCTCGTCCGCGGCGAACGTCGAGACCGACGGCTCCGTCCCGATCCTCGACGCCGCCGAGTCGGCCGGCGTCCTCATGCCCAGCGGCTGCCGGATGGGCATCTGCATGGGCTGCGTGCTCCCCATGAAGTCAGGCGCCGTGCGCGACCTGCGCAACGGCGAGCTCACCGTCGCGGTCCCGGGCGAGACCCACCCCGACGGCGTCAAGATCCAGACCTGCATCAGCGCCGCTGCCGGCGACTGCACCTTCGACCACTGA
- a CDS encoding fatty acid desaturase family protein, which translates to MTTITNKAQNPTAHLSPEDIEALGAELDAIRQSVLDARGEKDAAYIRKMVDIQRKLELASRATLLVSIFPPAWVAGTVGLSVAKILENMEIGHNVMHGQWDWMRDPKIHSTTWEWDNASTADGWKHSHNEVHHTYTNIVGKDNDLGYGIMRVDEEQRWYPMYLAQPLWNFINACFFEYGIAAYDLELGKNLSKPKDKRPESFKKAAKATLRKIRKQATKDYVVNPALALPTGSFLPALAANFTANVVRNLWSHSVIMCGHFPEGVETFELKSIPEKETRGEWYLRQMLGSANISGSPLMHIMTGNLSHQIEHHLFPDLPSSRYAEVAPQVRAVFEKYGLNYHSAPLPQQVYSAWHRVVRLSLPNGWLATTNAKNLPTQLKLLYALATADRRTRRVIQLRLEREARKIEAAKAA; encoded by the coding sequence ATGACCACGATCACCAACAAGGCCCAGAACCCCACCGCCCACCTCTCGCCCGAGGACATCGAGGCGCTCGGCGCCGAGCTCGACGCGATCCGCCAGTCCGTCCTGGACGCGCGCGGCGAGAAGGACGCGGCGTACATCCGCAAGATGGTCGACATCCAGCGCAAGCTCGAGCTCGCCTCGCGCGCCACCCTGCTCGTCAGCATCTTCCCGCCCGCGTGGGTGGCCGGCACCGTCGGCCTCTCGGTCGCCAAGATCCTCGAGAACATGGAGATCGGCCACAACGTCATGCACGGCCAGTGGGACTGGATGCGTGACCCCAAGATCCACTCCACCACCTGGGAGTGGGACAACGCCTCGACCGCCGACGGCTGGAAGCACTCGCACAACGAGGTGCACCACACCTACACGAACATCGTCGGCAAGGACAACGACCTCGGCTACGGCATCATGCGCGTCGACGAGGAGCAGCGCTGGTACCCGATGTACCTCGCCCAGCCGCTGTGGAACTTCATCAACGCCTGCTTCTTCGAGTACGGCATCGCGGCCTACGACCTCGAGCTCGGCAAGAACCTGTCCAAGCCCAAGGACAAGCGCCCCGAGTCGTTCAAGAAGGCCGCCAAGGCCACGCTGCGCAAGATCCGCAAGCAGGCCACCAAGGACTACGTCGTCAACCCCGCGCTGGCGCTGCCGACCGGCTCGTTCCTGCCCGCGCTCGCCGCGAACTTCACCGCCAACGTCGTGCGCAACCTGTGGTCGCACTCGGTCATCATGTGCGGTCACTTCCCCGAGGGCGTCGAGACCTTCGAGCTCAAGTCGATCCCGGAGAAGGAGACCCGCGGCGAGTGGTACCTGCGCCAGATGCTGGGCTCCGCCAACATCTCCGGCTCCCCGCTGATGCACATCATGACCGGCAACCTGTCGCACCAGATCGAGCACCACCTCTTCCCCGACCTGCCGAGCAGCCGCTACGCCGAGGTGGCGCCCCAGGTCCGCGCGGTCTTCGAGAAGTACGGGCTCAACTACCACTCGGCGCCGCTCCCGCAGCAGGTCTACAGCGCCTGGCACCGCGTGGTCCGGCTCTCGCTCCCCAACGGCTGGCTGGCCACCACCAACGCCAAGAACCTGCCCACGCAGCTCAAGCTGCTCTACGCGCTCGCGACGGCCGACCGTCGTACCCGCCGGGTGATCCAGCTGCGGCTCGAGCGCGAGGCCCGCAAGATCGAGGCGGCCAAGGCCGCCTGA
- a CDS encoding response regulator transcription factor has protein sequence MGARILVADDDRKLAALVRTYLERAGHQVVEAHDGQAALAECRRREPDLAILDIMMPVLDGHDVCHVLRAEGEVPVIFLTARTTEDDLVRGLGLGADDYVTKPFSPRELVARVEAVLRRTRPEPGAAVLRAGSLVLDEDQHLVTLAGRPVACTPAEFRILRTLVQQPSRVFSRQRLLEAAFGFDHDALERTVDVHVMNLRRKLERDPAEPVHLVTVYGVGYKYVADA, from the coding sequence GTGGGCGCGCGGATCCTGGTGGCAGACGACGACCGCAAGCTCGCCGCCCTGGTGCGCACCTACCTCGAGCGTGCCGGGCACCAGGTGGTCGAGGCGCACGACGGGCAGGCCGCGCTGGCCGAGTGCCGCCGCCGGGAGCCGGACCTGGCGATCCTCGACATCATGATGCCGGTCCTCGACGGCCACGACGTGTGCCACGTGCTGCGCGCGGAGGGCGAGGTGCCGGTCATCTTCCTGACCGCGCGCACCACCGAGGACGACCTCGTGCGTGGGCTCGGGCTCGGTGCCGACGACTACGTGACCAAGCCGTTCAGCCCGCGCGAGCTGGTGGCCCGGGTCGAGGCCGTGCTGCGTCGGACCCGGCCCGAGCCGGGCGCCGCGGTGCTCCGGGCGGGCTCGCTGGTGCTCGACGAGGACCAGCACCTCGTCACCCTCGCCGGGAGGCCGGTGGCGTGCACCCCGGCGGAGTTCCGGATCCTGCGCACGCTGGTCCAGCAGCCGTCCCGGGTGTTCAGCCGACAGCGCCTGCTCGAGGCCGCGTTCGGCTTCGACCACGACGCCCTCGAGCGCACGGTCGACGTGCACGTGATGAACCTGCGCCGCAAGCTCGAGCGCGACCCGGCCGAGCCGGTGCACCTCGTCACGGTCTACGGCGTCGGCTACAAGTACGTCGCCGACGCCTGA
- a CDS encoding HAMP domain-containing sensor histidine kinase encodes MALDEYRCLRRRDVPVDVLRLYGPPDLVTIQLPDLTAAQRRAWEDCATSALTRHLRPLVAPSAVLYVTETRAVQRGLISRIGGGRIVVALVVILAAAVVASLLASRRVLRPVRRLTAATQEMAAGELATRVPVAGHDEVARLGRSFNEMAAALTVSDEQRRRMVSDVAHELRTPLSNLRGYLEAGRDGVLERDDAWNESLLEEAVLLQHVVDDLAVLAQADAGRLEVRRLPGDVVGTVEAALAAMRGQAEARGITLERTGAASASAPHDPLRMRQVLANLLSNAVRHSPDGAVVSVAVRTTGGAGDGAARVLIEVADRGEGIAEEHLPRVFERFFRADPSRARETGGSGLGLAIVERLVAAHEGAVAAARRPGGGTVFTVSLPAGPQS; translated from the coding sequence GTGGCCCTCGACGAGTACCGCTGCCTGCGTCGCCGCGACGTCCCGGTCGACGTGCTGCGCCTCTACGGTCCGCCCGACCTGGTGACGATCCAGCTGCCCGACCTGACCGCCGCGCAGCGCCGCGCGTGGGAGGACTGCGCGACCTCGGCGCTGACCCGGCACCTGCGGCCGCTGGTCGCGCCGAGCGCCGTGCTCTACGTGACCGAGACCCGGGCGGTGCAGCGCGGCCTGATCAGCCGGATCGGCGGTGGGCGCATCGTCGTCGCGCTGGTGGTCATCCTCGCCGCGGCCGTCGTCGCCAGCCTGCTGGCCTCGCGCCGCGTGCTGCGCCCGGTACGCCGGCTCACCGCGGCGACCCAGGAGATGGCGGCCGGCGAGCTCGCCACCCGGGTGCCGGTCGCCGGGCACGACGAGGTCGCCCGGTTGGGCCGATCGTTCAACGAGATGGCCGCGGCGCTGACCGTCTCCGACGAGCAGCGCCGGCGGATGGTCAGCGACGTCGCGCACGAGCTGCGCACCCCGCTGTCGAACCTGCGCGGCTACCTCGAGGCGGGCCGCGACGGGGTCCTGGAGCGCGACGACGCCTGGAACGAGTCGCTGCTGGAGGAGGCGGTCCTGCTCCAGCACGTCGTCGACGACCTCGCCGTCCTCGCTCAGGCCGACGCCGGACGGCTGGAGGTCCGCCGGCTGCCCGGGGACGTCGTCGGCACGGTCGAGGCCGCGCTCGCGGCGATGCGCGGGCAGGCCGAGGCCCGCGGCATCACCCTGGAGCGGACCGGCGCCGCGTCGGCGTCCGCCCCGCACGACCCGCTGCGGATGCGCCAGGTGCTGGCGAACCTGCTGTCCAACGCCGTGCGGCACTCACCGGACGGAGCCGTGGTGAGCGTCGCGGTCCGGACGACCGGCGGCGCCGGCGACGGCGCGGCGCGGGTGCTGATCGAGGTCGCGGACCGTGGCGAGGGCATCGCCGAGGAGCACCTGCCGCGGGTCTTCGAGCGGTTCTTCCGCGCCGACCCCTCGCGTGCTCGGGAGACGGGCGGCAGCGGGCTCGGCCTCGCGATCGTCGAGCGGCTGGTGGCCGCCCACGAGGGCGCGGTGGCGGCGGCCCGCCGGCCCGGCGGCGGGACGGTCTTCACCGTCTCGCTCCCCGCCGGTCCTCAGTCCTGA
- a CDS encoding ABC transporter ATP-binding protein: protein MSTSTAVIELSGIGRRFAGDPPVDVLHDVDLTIGAGEFVAIVGPSGSGKSTLLNILGLLDSPTAGRYLLDGIDTATVNHRGRARLRAGRLGFVFQAFQLLPQLTVRENVSLGGLYLGLSLRERGRRADVLLDRVGLGHRRDARPATLSGGERQRVAIARALVADPSVLLADEPTGNLDTASAAAVLTLFAELHTEGATIAMITHDPGVADRAARSVRIVDGRVDGRVDG, encoded by the coding sequence ATGAGCACGTCCACGGCCGTCATCGAGCTCAGCGGGATCGGCCGCCGCTTCGCCGGGGACCCGCCCGTCGACGTCCTGCACGACGTCGACCTGACCATCGGGGCAGGCGAGTTCGTGGCGATCGTCGGCCCGTCCGGGTCGGGCAAGTCGACGCTGCTCAACATCCTCGGGCTGCTCGACTCCCCCACTGCAGGGCGCTACCTGCTCGACGGCATCGACACCGCCACGGTGAACCACCGCGGCCGGGCCCGGCTGCGGGCCGGGCGGCTGGGCTTCGTCTTCCAGGCGTTCCAGCTGCTGCCGCAACTGACGGTCCGGGAGAACGTCAGCCTCGGCGGGCTCTACCTCGGGCTGTCCCTGCGCGAGCGCGGCCGCCGGGCCGACGTCCTGCTCGACCGGGTCGGCCTCGGGCACCGCCGGGACGCCCGGCCCGCCACCCTGTCCGGCGGCGAGCGCCAGCGCGTCGCGATCGCCCGGGCGCTGGTGGCGGACCCGAGCGTGCTGCTCGCCGACGAGCCGACCGGCAATCTCGACACCGCGAGCGCCGCCGCGGTGCTCACCCTGTTCGCCGAGCTGCACACCGAGGGCGCGACGATCGCGATGATCACCCACGACCCCGGGGTCGCGGACCGCGCCGCCCGGAGCGTGCGGATCGTCGACGGACGGGTCGACGGACGGGTCGACGGATGA
- a CDS encoding ABC transporter permease: MSRERGRLRTHLGEAMAGVSARPGRLALTMLGEALGLAALVATVGLATTASGQVADHFDRAAADRVTVQVEPSRAERGARLPEDAADQVRRLDGVEAAGTLTRLPVTDPVRTVAVVDPQAPPDPLLPVLAASPGLLDAVDAHVTGRPYDDGHVARADAVALLGAGAARRLGLGDLAHGPAVFVGDRALTVIGIIDDVSGRGELLDSVVVPETTAARLFGWTGALSLQVQVAPNAAETIARQAPLAVAPQDPGIVVAAAPPTDAALRDRVEGDVSSLLVLLGLVALVAGGVGIANIMLLSVMERIGEIGLRRALGATRGDLMTQFLAESAVVGLLGGIVGTSLGFVTSMLVALSRDWTPVLDVRLLAAPLAGLVVGVLAGAFPAWRAGSLEPAQALRTL, encoded by the coding sequence ATGAGCCGCGAGCGGGGCCGCCTGCGCACCCACCTCGGCGAGGCGATGGCCGGGGTCTCCGCCCGTCCCGGCCGGCTGGCGCTGACGATGCTCGGCGAGGCGCTCGGCCTCGCCGCGCTCGTCGCCACGGTCGGTCTGGCCACCACCGCGAGCGGCCAGGTGGCCGACCACTTCGACCGGGCCGCCGCCGACCGGGTCACGGTCCAGGTCGAGCCGTCCCGTGCGGAGCGCGGCGCCCGGCTGCCCGAGGACGCCGCGGACCAGGTCCGCCGGCTCGACGGCGTCGAGGCCGCGGGGACGCTGACCCGGCTGCCGGTGACCGATCCGGTCCGCACGGTGGCGGTCGTCGACCCGCAGGCACCGCCCGATCCCCTGCTCCCGGTGCTGGCCGCCTCACCGGGACTGCTCGACGCCGTCGACGCCCACGTCACCGGCCGCCCGTACGACGACGGGCACGTCGCCCGCGCCGACGCCGTCGCGCTGCTGGGGGCAGGCGCGGCCCGCCGGCTGGGGCTCGGCGACCTGGCGCACGGTCCCGCCGTCTTCGTCGGCGACCGGGCGCTGACCGTCATCGGCATCATCGACGACGTCAGCGGGCGCGGCGAGCTCCTCGACTCCGTCGTGGTCCCGGAGACGACGGCGGCCCGCCTCTTCGGCTGGACCGGCGCGCTGTCGCTGCAGGTCCAGGTCGCCCCGAACGCGGCCGAGACCATCGCCCGGCAGGCCCCGCTGGCCGTCGCGCCCCAGGACCCCGGGATCGTCGTCGCCGCGGCCCCACCGACCGATGCGGCGCTGCGCGACCGCGTGGAGGGCGACGTCTCGTCGCTGCTCGTGCTGCTGGGCCTCGTCGCCCTGGTGGCGGGCGGGGTCGGGATCGCGAACATCATGCTGTTGTCCGTCATGGAGCGGATCGGCGAGATCGGGCTGCGCCGCGCGCTCGGGGCGACCCGGGGCGACCTGATGACCCAGTTCCTGGCCGAGAGCGCCGTGGTCGGGCTGCTCGGCGGAATCGTCGGGACCAGCCTGGGCTTCGTCACCAGCATGCTGGTCGCGCTGAGCCGGGACTGGACGCCGGTGCTCGACGTACGCCTGCTCGCCGCGCCGCTGGCCGGACTCGTCGTCGGCGTCCTCGCGGGCGCCTTCCCCGCCTGGCGCGCGGGCTCGCTGGAGCCCGCCCAGGCGCTGCGCACCCTCTGA
- a CDS encoding helix-turn-helix transcriptional regulator: MVPDPPRRVALVAERRLVGQAIAAALKARGLVPVPIEWPRRGAMRTFRQSLHGSRASVGVILCDLETPDLLHDVEIILGREPIRWLVLTDSAPGPRWGTVLAAGATGVLPTSTSTAGLAVAIRQMLAGLSPTPPRVRERALREWADVAEEQRSLVRRMEQLTHREYEILGELYDGVSVQRIALASGVAEGTVRSQVKSLRRKLGVDSQLAAVALYRRALEVFPRRRG, encoded by the coding sequence ATGGTTCCCGACCCGCCGCGCCGGGTCGCGCTGGTCGCTGAGCGGCGGCTGGTCGGCCAGGCCATCGCTGCTGCGCTCAAGGCGCGCGGCCTGGTCCCGGTCCCCATCGAGTGGCCGCGCCGCGGCGCCATGCGCACCTTCCGGCAGAGCCTCCACGGCAGCCGCGCCTCGGTCGGCGTGATCCTCTGCGACCTGGAGACCCCGGACCTCCTCCACGACGTCGAGATCATCCTCGGCCGCGAGCCGATCCGCTGGCTCGTGCTCACCGACAGCGCCCCGGGCCCGCGCTGGGGCACCGTCCTCGCCGCCGGCGCGACCGGCGTGCTCCCGACCTCGACCTCCACCGCCGGCCTCGCCGTCGCCATCCGCCAGATGCTCGCCGGGCTCTCCCCGACCCCGCCGCGCGTGCGCGAGCGCGCCCTGCGCGAGTGGGCCGACGTCGCCGAGGAGCAGCGCTCGCTCGTGCGCCGCATGGAGCAGCTCACCCACCGCGAGTACGAGATCCTCGGCGAGCTCTACGACGGCGTCTCGGTCCAGCGCATCGCGCTCGCGTCCGGCGTCGCCGAGGGGACCGTTCGCAGCCAGGTGAAGTCGCTGCGCCGCAAGCTGGGCGTGGACTCCCAGCTCGCGGCGGTGGCGTTGTACCGCCGGGCGCTGGAGGTCTTCCCGCGCCGGCGCGGCTGA